Proteins found in one Miscanthus floridulus cultivar M001 chromosome 4, ASM1932011v1, whole genome shotgun sequence genomic segment:
- the LOC136551103 gene encoding F-box protein At3g07870-like, with translation MSSPEPRRAQQRRRLPAPATPAACGGGDAGALPLDALCEILLRLPGKQLCRLRTVCRAWRSLLSAPWFAAAHAARRPEPYIVASYADDVDLDRDSLVDVLDMSSGQIVRHVAAGNASDMVVSVAASGLVCVKTIDSGSFRLLDPVTGAVHNLSDRLAPEHAARGFSLRDYGEPVHMFGQVAGTCELKVLRMLPFRQRHDGSGSDRDDLFEVCTFSSSARWRGMQGPPRSFVWNEWTRVVVGGMVYFLSVAAYFAAVNRRADEQGWIVRFDLEAEEWRPRIKGPSDLVGGGGRHNLYLKQVTLANLNGSLVIVHGSSRVMDLWFLKDSEEGLWVKQYSVQIELSGHLSPMHPLLVLEDGRIVTVIRSMGLLQIYDPRTSTFASLMMLRHSSRVSVHAGSLLSLHSEN, from the coding sequence ATGTCGTCGCCGGAGCCGCGCCGCGCACAGCAACGTCGCAGGCTTCCCGCGCCCGCCACTCCCGCCGCCTGTGGCGGCGGCGACGCCGGCGCTCTGCCCTTGGACGCGCTGTGCGAGATCCTGCTGCGTCTCCCGGGCAAGCAGCTCTGCCGGCTGCGCACCGTGTGCCGGGCGTGGCGGTCCCTCCTCTCCGCCCCGTGGTTCGCCGCCGCGCACGCCGCGCGACGCCCGGAGCCCTACATCGTTGCGTCCTACGCCGACGACGTGGACCTGGACCGCGACAGCCTCGTCGACGTCCTGGACATGTCGTCGGGCCAGATCGTCAGGCACGTGGCGGCAGGGAACGCGAGCGACATGGTCGTGAGCGTGGCGGCCTCCGGTCTCGTTTGCGTCAAGACGATAGACAGCGGCAGCTTCCGGTTGCTCGACCCGGTCACCGGAGCCGTGCACAATTTATCAGACAGGCTCGCACCAGAGCACGCTGCGCGAGGGTTCAGCCTGCGCGACTATggggagcccgtgcacatgtttGGGCAGGTCGCCGGAACATGCGAGCTCAAGGTGCTGCGGATGCTTCCATTTCGACAACGGCACGACGGCAGTGGCAGCGACCGTGACGACCTGTTTGAGGTCTGCACATTCAGCAGCAGTGCACGGTGGAGGGGAATGCAGGGACCTCCGAGGTCTTTCGTGTGGAATGAATGGACCAGAGTGGTCGTCGGTGGGATGGTCTACTTCTTAAGCGTGGCGGCGTATTTCGCCGCCGTGAATCGCAGAGCCGATGAGCAAGGCTGGATAGTCCGGTTCGATCTCGAGGCGGAGGAATGGAGGCCAAGAATCAAGGGACCCAGCGACCTCGTTGGTGGTGGCGGCCGGCACAATTTGTATCTGAAGCAGGTTACATTGGCCAACCTGaatggttccttggtcattgttcatggttcaagccgcgTCATGGACCTGTGGTTCCTGAAGGACTCCGAGGAAGGCCTTTGGGTCAAGCAGTATAGTGTGCAGATTGAACTTTCTGGACACCTTTCACCCATGCATCCTTTGTTGGTGTTAGAGGACGGCAGGATTGTCACGGTTATTAGATCCATGGGACTGCTGCAGATTTATGACCCAAGAACAAGTACATTCGCGAGTCTGATGATGTTAAGGCATTCCTCTCGAGTTAGTGTGCATGCTGGAAGCTTGTTGAGCCTACATAGTGAGAACTAA